A genomic window from Arthrobacter globiformis includes:
- a CDS encoding PadR family transcriptional regulator, which yields MGKQMTEMLKGTLEGIVLALLTGKPAYGYEITTLLREKGFSDIAEGTVYALLVRIEQKGLVDVEKRPSEKGPPRKVYTLNAQGDEYLEEFWRTWSFLAERLEQLRDGGN from the coding sequence GTGGGCAAACAAATGACGGAGATGCTCAAAGGGACGCTGGAGGGCATCGTTCTTGCCCTCCTCACCGGGAAACCGGCGTATGGATACGAGATCACGACGCTGCTCAGGGAGAAGGGCTTCTCTGATATCGCCGAGGGAACCGTATACGCGCTGCTGGTGAGGATCGAGCAAAAGGGTCTTGTCGACGTCGAGAAGCGTCCGTCAGAGAAAGGACCCCCGCGCAAGGTGTACACGCTCAACGCCCAGGGCGATGAGTACCTGGAGGAGTTCTGGAGAACATGGAGCTTTCTGGCCGAGCGGCTCGAACAGCTCCGAGATGGAGGGAATTAG
- a CDS encoding DUF1048 domain-containing protein, whose amino-acid sequence MAMGWIEQVTGSLEQKKQYRQYKARTKQLPPNYRAAIDALERYLTYFGAITKGETLVKMLEDLADLFEQSAASGTPVRDVVGEDPIEFAETFLQNYSEGQWINKERKRLTEAIESITKEEEIP is encoded by the coding sequence ATGGCCATGGGATGGATCGAGCAGGTCACCGGCTCGCTCGAACAAAAGAAGCAGTACCGACAGTACAAAGCACGCACCAAGCAGCTTCCCCCGAACTATCGCGCAGCCATCGACGCGTTGGAGCGGTACCTGACGTACTTCGGGGCGATCACGAAAGGGGAGACCCTCGTGAAGATGCTGGAGGATCTGGCGGATCTCTTCGAGCAGAGCGCGGCGAGCGGAACCCCGGTCCGGGACGTCGTCGGGGAGGACCCCATCGAGTTCGCGGAGACGTTCCTTCAGAACTACTCGGAGGGGCAGTGGATCAACAAGGAGCGGAAACGGCTCACAGAAGCGATCGAGAGCATCACGAAAGAGGAGGAAATCCCGTGA
- a CDS encoding dihydrofolate reductase family protein, which yields MRKVTAGLFHSVDGVVQDPFKFQFDSFDEDLGKGLTKMINTVDTVVLGRVSYQEWAGYWPNASQDEDFAAFINPVEKFVASRSLSEPLEWENSHLIEGPLEGFVTDLKKRDGGEIAVCGSISVTRQLLFAGLLDELTLMTHPVVAGSGRRLFEAGDPLTRLELKDQYRTSKGNVVSTYSVRND from the coding sequence ATGCGCAAAGTGACCGCTGGACTGTTCCACTCCGTCGACGGCGTGGTGCAGGACCCGTTCAAGTTCCAGTTCGACAGCTTCGACGAGGACCTGGGCAAGGGACTGACCAAGATGATCAACACCGTGGACACTGTCGTTCTGGGGCGGGTCAGCTATCAGGAGTGGGCCGGGTACTGGCCCAACGCCTCCCAGGATGAGGACTTCGCCGCCTTCATCAATCCGGTGGAAAAGTTTGTCGCATCGCGCAGCCTGTCGGAGCCGCTCGAATGGGAAAACTCGCACCTGATCGAGGGACCGCTGGAAGGGTTCGTCACCGATCTTAAAAAGCGCGACGGCGGCGAGATCGCCGTCTGCGGCAGCATCTCAGTCACGCGGCAACTGCTGTTCGCGGGCCTCCTCGATGAGCTGACCCTCATGACGCACCCCGTGGTTGCCGGCAGTGGCCGGCGCCTTTTCGAGGCCGGCGACCCGCTGACCAGGCTGGAACTGAAGGACCAGTACAGGACCAGCAAGGGCAACGTCGTCAGCACCTACTCCGTGCGCAACGACTGA